Proteins from a single region of Zingiber officinale cultivar Zhangliang unplaced genomic scaffold, Zo_v1.1 ctg31, whole genome shotgun sequence:
- the LOC122037395 gene encoding 2-Cys peroxiredoxin BAS1, chloroplastic: MACSVPSVVASKLTAPMAFLAPASGSLPRVQAIPKGFHGLRRSFQPCPARMFSAPRSTPRSFVVKASAESYQPLVGNKAPDFEAEAVFDQEFINVKLSDYIGNKYVILFFYPLDFTFVCPTEITAFSDRHSEFEKINTEVIGVSVDSVFSHLAWVQTDRKSGGLGDLKYPLVSDITKSISKSFGVLIPDQGIALRGLFIIDKEGVIQHATINNLAIGRSVDETLRTLQALQYVQENPDEVCPAGWKPGEKSMKPDPKLSKEYFAAV; this comes from the exons ATGGCTTGCTCCGTTCCTTCCGTCGTCGCGTCGAAGCTCACAGCACCGATGGCCTTCTTGGCGCCTGCATCTGGCTCTTTACCGAGAGTACAAGCAATTCCGAAGGGCTTCCACGGTCTGAGGCGGAGCTTCCAACCTTGTCCTGCCCGGATGTTCTCCGCCCCAAGATCTACCCCAAGAAGTTTCGTTGTCAAGGCCTCGGCCGAG AGCTACCAGCCTCTAGTTGGGAATAAAGCACCGGACTTTGAGGCCGAAGCTGTTTTCGATCAGGAGTTCATTAAT GTCAAACTTTCTGATTATATTGGGAATAAGTATGTGATTCTGTTTTTCTACCCACTGGACTTCACATTTGTCTGCCCTACAG AAATTACTGCTTTCAGCGACCGCCACTCAGAATTTGAAAAGATAAATACTGAAGTCATAGGTGTGTCAGTTGACAGTGTG TTCTCCCATCTGGCATGGGTTCAAACAGACAGGAAGTCAGGTGGGCTCGGAGATTTGAAATACCCACTTGTATCTGACATCACTAAATCAATTTCCAAGTCCTTTGGAGTTCTTATCCCAGATCAG GGTATTGCATTGCGTGGATTATTCATCATAGACAAGGAAGGAGTGATTCAGCATGCTACCATCAATAACCTTGCCATTGGCCGTAGCGTCGATGAAACCTTGCGAACTCTTCAG GCATTGCAGTATGTTCAAGAGAACCCAGACGAGGTTTGCCCTGCAGGATGGAAACCTGGAGAGAAATCAATGAAGCCTGATCCTAAACTTAGCAAGGAATATTTCGCAGCTGTTTAG